Below is a genomic region from Bacillota bacterium.
AAGGAAATGGAGATCAAAGGCGGTGCGCTCCAGGGCAAGGTCATCGGTCCAGACGACGTGAGGAGCCTCGCCGAGCTGCCGTCGCGCGAAGTCATGCTGGGGCGCGTGGCGGCTACAATGGCAGCGCCAATATCTGGCCTTGCTCGCGCTCTTGCGGGCACGATCCGGAACTTCGCGTACGCGGTGGACGCTGTCAGGAGGCAAAAGGAAGAGCAGCAAGGTGCTCCTGCGTGAGACGGCGGCATTTCGGCGCCACGGCCGCCTAGCTCGGTCCGGCCTGAATCGTGGGGCCGGTCGCGGCGAGGGCTGACGCCGTGTCGCCTGGTGCCGATGGATGATGCGTAAAGACTGCGAAAACCACAAGAAGGGGAGAGACACAGAATGACGAAAGAAGAGATCATTGAGGCCATCGCCAACATGACAGTGCTCGAGCTCGCCGAGCTCGTCAAGGCCATCGAAGAGAAGTTCGGCGTGAGCGCGGCGGCGCCTGTGGCCGTGGCGGCCGGTCCTGCCGTCGCTGCGGCCCCCGCTGCCGAGGTTGAGGAGAAGACCGAATTCGACGTCATCCTCGTGACCGCTGGCGACAAGAAGATCCCCGTGCTGAAGGTCGTCCGCGAGCTGACTGGTCTTGGGCTCAAGGAGGCCAAGGATCTAGTGGAGGGCGCGCCGAAGCCCGTCAAGGAAGGCATCAAGAAGGAAGAGGCTGAGGCGATAAAGGCGAAACTCGAAGAGGCAGGGGCGACGGTGGAGATAAAGTGAGGGAATCCGGCATACACGGACAAGGGGCGCCCGTGACGACACACGGGCGCCCCAGTTACGCTTGACAGAGGGAAGATCGTCTGCTAGCATAAAAGAATGCGGCAACCTTACTTAGGGGCATACTGTCTATCTGACTTAGTTATACTACACGAGACCCTTCTTTTCCTTCATCCAAAGAGAATTTCTCAACAGCTGACGGCAGGGAACTCTTGGTGACCTGCTTCTTATAGTGTTGTCATCCGCTCATATTCGGTGGGAGATAGGAGCGTGACAGGATGGCTGTTATGACACAGGTCGGCAGGCGGCAGAGGCTCAGTTTCTCCAAGATAGATGAAGTGCTCGATGTGCCGAACCTCATCGAGATACAGCAGCGCTCGTACGACTGGTTCCTTTCCGAAGGCCTGCTGGAGACGTTTCGGGACATATCGCCCATCCAGGACTTCACCGGCAACCTCATCCTCGAGTTCGTGGACTACTCGCTTGGAGACCCAAAGTTCTCGGTGGAGGAGTGCAAGCAGAGGGATGTAACCTACTCGGCTCCCCTCAAGGTGCGGGTCAGGCTCATCAACAAGGAGACGGGTGAAGTCAAGGAACAAGAGGTCTTCATGGGTGAGTTCCCGCTCATGACCGACAAGGGCACGTTCATCATCAACGGTGCTGAACGGGTCATCGTGAGCCAGCTCGTCCGCTCGCCGGGAGTGTACTACGGCCGCACCATCGACCCCAACGGGAAGGCGCTGTACTCTGCCAGTGTCATCCCGAACAGAGGTGCGTGGCTGGAACTCGAGATGGACTCCCAGGAGTGCATCTGGGTCCGTGTCGACCGCACACGAAAGCTTCCTGTCACAGTCCTTGTCCGTGCTCTTGGATATGGAACCGAGGCCCAGATCATTGATCTCTTGGGTGATAGCGAAGCTATTCGCAATACCCTCGAGCGAGACAACACGGAATCCGAGGCAGATGGGCTCATAGAGATTTACAAGCGTCTACGCCCGGGCGAGCCGCCGACCGAGGAGAGCGCGCGCTCGCTATTCGAGACGCTCTTCTTCGACCCGAGGCGGTACGACCTCGCGCCGGTTGGGCGCTACAAGCTCAACAAGAAGCTGTCCCTCAGCGAAAGGCTTGTGGGATGCACGCTGATCGAGCCCTTCGTAGACCCATCTACAGGCGAAGTCGTCGTTGACGCAGGGCAGAGAGTCGACCGTAAGGCCGCGACGGGAATTCAGAAGGTGGCCGACTCCAACCGCGGGACGGTTCTCGAGGCGGTAGTGGCCGATGCCGATGGCAGACCCGTCAAGGTGATTGACAACGGCAGTCCGTCGCCTGAGCTGAAAACCATCACGCGCGAAGACATAATTGCCGTGGTCAACTATCAGCTCGGCCTCATTCGAGGCGTGGGGAGCGTAGACGATATAGACCACCTGGGCAACAGACGACTTAAGTCCGTGGGAGAGCTATTGCAGAATCAATTCAGGATAGGGCTCTCCCGGATGGAGCGCGTTGTGAGGGAGCGCATGACCATCCAGGACGTCGACGTGGTGACCCCACAGACGCTGATCAACATCAGGCCGGTGGTGGCGGCCATCAAGGAGTTCTTCGGGTCGAGCCAGCTCTCGCAGTTCATGGACCAGACCAACCCCCTTGCAGAGCTGACGCACAAGCGCCGTCTGTCGGCGCTCGGTCCTGGCGGGCTCAGCCGCGAGCGGGCGGGGTTCGAGGTAAGGGACGTGCACCACTCGCACTACGGACGCATGTGCCCTGTGGAGACGCCTGAAGGTCCGAATATCGGGTTGATTGGGGCCTTGTGCACGTACGCCCGAATAAACGAGTACGGGTTCATAGAGACGCCGTATCGTAGAGTCGTGGATGGCAAGGTAACCGAAGAGATCCTTTACCTCACCGCGGATGAAGAGGACAAGTACGTGATAGCCCAGGCCAACGAGCCCATAGGCGAGGATGGATCGTTCGCCAATCCGAAGGTCGCCGCGCGCTACAAGGATCAGATCGTGGAGGTGCCAGGCGACCAGGTTGACTTCATGGACGTTTCTCCGAAGCAAATCGTGAGTATCGCCACGGCGCTCATCCCGTTCCTGGAGAACGACGACGCGGGGCGCGCGCTCATGGGCTCGAACATGCAGCGGCAGGCGGTGCCGCTCGTGCGTACGGAGGCGCCTCTCGTCGGCACGGGGATGGAGTACAAGGCTGCCATCGACTCCGGTGCCGTGGTCCTCGCCAAGAATCCCGGCCGCGTTGCGCGTGTGGCCTCTGATGAGATAATCGTGGAAACCGACGCCGGAACGATCGATACGTACAGGCTGCTGAAGTTCATGAGGTCGAACCAGGGGACGTGCATAAACCAGAAGCCAGTCGTCAAGAAAGGGGATCGGGTCGAGAGCGGGGACGTGATCGCGGACGGTCCATCCACTGACAACGGAGAGATGGCCCTCGGTAGGAACGTGCTGGTGGCTTTCCTTCCTTGGGAGGGATACAACTATGAGGACGCCATCCTCATAAGCGAGAAACTCGTGAAGGAAGACATCTTCACGTCGGTCCACATAGAGGAATACGAGTGTGAGGCGCGTGATACGAAACTGGGATCCGAGGAGATAACGAGGGACATACCCAATGTGGGTGAGGAAGCTCTCAAGGACCTGGACGAACGCGGAATCATCCGCGTGGGCGCGTACGTGCGTCCCGGTGACATCCTCGTTGGAAAGGTGACGCCCAAGGGCGAGACGGAGCTCACTGCGGAGGAGCGCTTGCTCCGTGCGATCTTCGGTGAGAAGGCCCGGGAAGTGAGGGACACGTCTCTACGGGTCCCTCACGGCGAGTCCGGCAAGGTCGTGGCGGTGTACGTGTTCTCGCGCGAAGCCGGCGATGAGCTAGGACCGGGAGTGAACCGGCTGGTCCGCGTGTATATAGCGCAGAAGCGCAAGGTATCCGAGGGCGACAAGATGGCGGGACGTCACGGGAACAAGGGTGTGATAGCAAGGATCCTGCCCGAAGAGGATATGCCGTTCATGCCCGATGGGACCCCCATCGAAGTGGTCTTGAACCCGCTAGGTGTGCCGTCGCGTATGAACCTCGGCCAGGTGTTGGAGACACACCTCGGGTGGGCGGCGAAAGTAGAAGACACTCCGGTGGCGAGCGCGGTGTTCGACGGCGCTACGGAGGAAGAGATCCTCGCTGCACTCAAGGAGGCGGGGCTTCCCGCCAACGGCAAGACCATTCTGTACGACGGCCGCACAGGAGAGCCTTTCGACAGCCCGGTGACGGTGGGGTACGCTTACTTGATGAAGCTCCTCCACCTCGTGGATGACAAGATCCACGCGCGTTCTACGGGGCCATACTCGCTCGTTACGCAGCAGCCTCTGGGAGGAAAGGCGCAGTTCGGTGGGCAGAGGTTCGGAGAGATGGAGGTTTGGGCGCTCGAGGCTTACGGTGCGGCCTACACTCTCCAGGAACTCCTCACGGTCAAGTCCGATGATGTCGTGGGGCGCGTGAAGACCTATGAAGCAGTGGTGAAAGGGGAGAACGTGCCCGAACCCGGCGTACCGGAGTCGTTCAAGGTCCTCATGAAAGAGCTGCAGAGCTTGGCGTTGGATGTCAAGGTCCTCAGCGAGGACGAGCGTGAGATCGAGATAGGCGAGACGGACGACGACATCGTCGACACCGCGAGAGATCTTGGTATCGACATCGAGGGCAGAGAGACGGACGAGCTATCACCGGAGGAACGTCTCTTCGGCACTCGTCGACCTTCGCCCGGCATCTTGGAAGGGGCCGACGAAACTGACGCAGAGGCCGAGGAGAACGAGGACGCTCTCACCATGGCGATTCACCCGAGCCCCATGCCGGGGCGGGATGAGGAAGAAGGGGATGAGGAGCCATTGGAGCAAGCGAGTGAGGAGATAGCGGGAGCGGAAGAGGCTGCTATGATGGAAGGAAGGCGTGCCTCGCGCGGCCCGACCAGGTCCGGCCGAATTGAGGACGAGTTCGCAGGCGATGCAGGCGACGACGAACTCGAGGCCGAAGATGAACCCTTGGACGAGGAAGAGCTCGGTGAGGACGAGGAAGACGACGCCTACTTCGAAGAAGACGAGGACGACGAGTTGAGGGATGTCTTCGACGGTGACGACGAGGGTGACGTTGACGATGACGACGATCGCGCGTAGGATGCGGGAGAGGAGGAGAGGCCGGTGCTAGACGTTAACAACTTCGACAAGATCCGTATTGGCCTCGCGTCCCCTGAGCAGATCAGGCAATGGTCGAGCGGCGAGGTGAAGAAGCCGGAGACGATCAACTATCGCACGCTCAAGCCCGAGCGCGAGGGGCTGTTCTGCGAGAAGATCTTCGGGCCAACCCGCGACTGGGAATGCCATTGCGGAAAGTACAAGAGGGTGCGCTACAAGGGAATCGTCTGCGACAAGTGCGGTGTGGAGGTGACCCGTTCCAAGGTGCGGCGCGAGCGCCTTGGTCACATCGAGCTTGCGGCGCCCGTAACGCACATTTGGTACTTCAAAGGCATTCCGAGCCGGATGGGGCTTTTGCTCGACATGTCGCCGCGCGCTCTCGAGAAGGTCGTGTACTTCGCATCCTACATCGTGATCGATCCGGGCGACACGCCCTTAACGAAGAAGCAGCTTCTGTCGGAGGCTGAGTACCGTGAGCATCGAGAGCGGTTCGGGAACCTGTTCGAGGCAGGCATGGGCGCGGAGGCCATAAAGAAACTCCTCGAGGAGATCGACCTCGACGAGCTAGCGGAGGAACTTCGCGCCGAGATTAGGGACTCCACAGGCCAGAAAAGGCTGCGCGCCACAAGGCGCCTCGAGGTCGTGGAGGCTTTCCGCAAGTCGGGCAATCGACCAGAGCGGATGATTCTGGACGTCATTCCCGTCATCCCTCCCGACCTGCGTCCCATGGTGCAGCTGGATGGAGGCAGGTTCGCCACGTCCGACCTCAACGATCTCTATCGTAGGGTCATAAACAGGAACAATCGTCTGAAAAGGCTTCTGGAGCTCAAGGCGCCTGACATCATCGTCAGGAACGAGAAGCGCATGCTCCAAGAGGCAGTGGACGCGCTCATCGACAACGGGAGGCGCGGACGGCCCGTGACCGGCCCGGGCAGCCGTCCGCTCAAGTCGCTCTCTGACATGCTCAAGGGCAAGCAGGGACGCTTCCGCCAGAATCTCTTGGGGAAGCGTGTCGACTACTCCGGCCGGTCGGTGATAGTAGTTGGACCTGAGCTCAAGCTTCACCAGTGCGGCCTTCCCAAGGAAATGGCGCTCGAGCTCTTCAAGCCTTTCGTCATGAAGAAGCTCGTGGACAGGGGTTACGCTCACAACATCAAGAGCGCCAAGAGAATGGTGGAGCGGGTGCGCGACGAAGTGTGGGACGTGCTCGAGGAGGTCATCAAGGACCACCCGGTGCTGCTCAACCGTGCGCCGACCCTGCACCGACTGGGTATCCAGGCGTTCGAGCCCGTGCTCGTAGAGGGCAAGGCCATAAAGATCCATCCACTGGTCTGTGCGGCTTACAACGCCGACTTCGACGGTGACCAAATGGCTGTGCACGTTCCGCTCTCCGCGGAGGCGCAAGCCGAGGCGAGGCTGCTGATGCTTTCGGTGAACAACATCCTTTCACCGGCGCACGGCAAGCCTATCGCCACCCCCGGGCAGGACCTCGTCCTCGGCTGCTACTACCTGACTTTGGAACAGCAGGGAGCCAAGGGTGAGGGAAAGGTCTTTGCGAGCGCCGACGAGGCGATGATGGCCTACACTGAGGGCGCCGTATCGCTACACGCGCGCATCGCCGTGAGGATGCCCGCGCATAAGAACGTTCTGGGGATGAACACCGAAGACAGGAAGAGAAAGCTCCTCGTCACGACCGTCGGAAAGCTCGTGTTCAACACGATATTCCCTGACGACTTCCCATACATCAACAACGCCGTGGAGAACCCAGTGGACGAGACGGTGTTCACGGGCACGCTCATCGAGGCGCGAGGTGGGAGGCCCATTCTCGATCAGATAAGGGAGGCGCCGGCGACTCGGCCGACGAGCAAGGGGTTCCTCGCACAACTAGTGGCGATGTGCCAGCGAAAGTACGGCAACACGAGGACGGCTGAGATCCTCGACAACTTGAAGCGAATCGGATACAGATACGCGACTCAGTCCGGGACCACCGTGGGCATCGAGGACATCAACATTCCCCCGGAGAAGCAGGACATCATAGCGGAAACCGAAAAGAAGATCGAGGCCATCGAGCAGCAGCACAAGCGCGGGCTCATCACGAGCGACGAGCGTTACCAGCTGGTGATAGACCGCTGGACCGAAGCCAGGGAGAGGGTCCAGGAAGCCATGCTCGCGCACCTCGACAAGTTCAACCCGGTGTATATGATGGCGACTTCCGGGGCGCGAGGTAACGTCTCACAGCTCAGCCAACTGGCCGGGATGAGGGGACTCGTGGCGGACCCGTCCGGGCGGACCATCGACTTTCCGATCAAGGCCAACTTCCGCGAGGGCCTTACGGTGCTCGAGTACTTCAGCTCCACTCACGGCACACGAAAGGGCCTCGCCGACACGGCGCTCCGGACCGCGGACTCGGGGTACCTCACGAGGCGTCTCGTGGACGTGGCTCAGGACGTCATCGTCCGCGAGGAGGACTGCGGCACCGATGACGGCGTGAGCGTGGGGGCCATCAGGCAGGGCGATGACATAGTCGAGACTTTGCGCGAGCGAGCGGTCGGACGCGTCGCTGCCGAGGACGTAGTGAATCCCGAGACCGGCGAGGTGCTCGTGAGGGCCGGGGAGGAGATCCTCGAGGAGCACGCCAAGGCGATCGAGCTCTTGGGCATCGAAGAGGTCAAGGTGCGTTCTCCTCTCACTTGCCGAACGAGGTACGGCGTGTGCGTCAAGTGCTACGGACGCAACCTCGCGACCGGAAGGATGGTGGAGGTAGGCGAGGCAGTCGGCATAATCGCCGCTCAGTCCATTGGGGAGCCGGGCACGCAGCTCACGATGAGGACGTTCCACACCGGCGGTGTGGCTGGCGATGACATCACGCACGGTCTCCCGAGGGTGGAAGAGCTCTTCGAGGCGCGGAAGCCCAAGGGTCAGGCGATAATCAGCGAGGTCGACGGCGTCGTGCGCGTGACCGAGGCCAAAGGCACGCGTAAGGTCATCGTCCGCACCGAACAGGGAGACGAGAAGGTGTACACCGTGCCATACGGCGCCAGGCTGGAGGTCAAGGAGGGCGACAGAGTCAGCGCCGGCGACCAGATCACCGAGGGCTCGCTAAACCCCCACGACATACTGAGGGTCAAGGGCGTCAGGGCGGTCCAGAACTACCTCGTTCGCCAAGTACAGGACGTATACAGGTCGCAAGGCGTCGAGATCAACGACAAACACATAGAAGTGGTCATCCGACAGATGCTTCGCAAGGTGCGGGTGGACGATCCGGGTGACACGGACCTGCTCATGGGCGGGCTCGTCGACATGTTCGATTTCGAGGACGAGAACAGACGTGTCGTCGAAGCCGGTGGGCGTCCGGCGACGGCGCGCCCGGTCATCCTGGGCATAACGAAAGCGTCTCTCGCCACCGACAGCTTCCTTTCGGCAGCATCATTCCAGGAGACGACGCGTGTGCTTACGGAGGCGTCGATCAAGGGGCGAACAGACCCGCTCATCGGGCTCAAGGAGAACGTCATCATCGGGAAACTGATCCCGGCCGGAACAGGCATGACGCGTTACCGCGGCGTCAAGCTGGTGCTGCCTGAGGAGGCCCGCGATGAGCGAGAGAAGCCCGCTGAGTCAGACGGCGAAGCGCAACCTGACGAGAGAGCCCTTGAACCGGCGGCGGATGGAGAAGCATCCGAAGTTGCAGCTTCAGACAGGGACGGCGAAGTGAAAGAGGGCGAAGAGGCGGAGCGAACTGAAGAGGGGCCGGACCTTCTCGAAGACGTATTCGACGCGGGCGGGCCGACTCTGGAATCGGTAGGCACTGCTCCCGGGGCGACGAGCCGCGCCATGGGCGAAGTCTCGCAGGCCAAGGCGAACGTAGAGGGCGAGAGCGAGCGCGAGCGCTAGAAAGGCTAACTCTCGAAGGATTATTGACACGCTTGTGGGTCGATGCTAAAATGTGAACGTGTGTGAAAAGCCATGTCCTCGGGTGTCTTGGGTCTGGGAGAAGGGCTCCAAGGAGGAAAGAAGACGCAAGATGTCCCACGATGAGTTGAAGATGGCGAAGCGTAAGGCTGTGGGCACGAAGCAAACCATCAAGGCTCTCGAAAGGGGAGAAGCAAGAGTCATCTACCTGGCCAAGGATGCTGAGGAGCGAGTCATAAGGAACGTAATAGAGTTGTGCAAGGCAAATGGTGTCAAGGTCGTCCACGTAGATACCATGGCGCAACTCGGGAAAGCATGCGGAATAGAAGTAGGTGCAGCTTCGGCCGCAATCCTGATGGATTAGGGCCGAAGTCCAAAGGACCGGAGGAGACGATCCTGCATGCCCCTTGCACCTTGAGGTGGAAGGGGCATGTTATGTGTGAAGGACTCAAGGGAAGGAGGTGCCAAGTCGGATGCCAACCATCAATCAGCTAGTCCGGAGAGGCCGCGAGAAGGTGGCGGAGAAGTCTTCCGCTCCAGCTCTAAGGTGGCACTACAATTCTTTCACCAGGCGGTCGGAATTCACGGCGAAGGGATCTCCTCAGAAGAGAGGAGTATGCACCGTCGTGAGGACTACCACGCCCAAGAAGCCGAATTCCGCGCTGCGCAAGATCGCCAGGGTGCGGCTCACCAACCAACTCGAGGTAACTGCGTACGTCCCGGGAATCGGCCATAACCTCCAGGAGCACTCTGTAGTGCTCATCAGAGGCGGAAGGGTGAAGGATCTCCCTGGGGTCCGTTATCACATCGTCCGTGGGACTCTCGACGCATCCGGGGTTGCCAACCGAAAGCAGGGACGCTCGAAGTACGGAGCCAAGCGACCCAAGTCGTAAGCGTCACGAGTCATTCTGGAGGCGGCAAGTGTTTGTCTGGTTTGGCCGTAGCCGGCATGCGCCGGCGCCGGCTAGGCCATTCGGATACTGATACTAAGAAGAATGCTTCTTTTGAAGGGAGGGGTGCGGATGCCCAGGAGGGGCGGAGTGGTACAGCGTGAGCCTGTGCCAGATCCAGTGTTTCAAAACGTCCTAGCGGCCCAAATGATCAACAAGCTGCTCTTGAGGGGCAAGAAAGGCGTTGCGGAGTCGATTTTCTACGGGGCGATGGATATCGTCCGGGAGAAGACCGGCAAGGAGCCGGTCGAGGTTTTCGAGCGAGCGGTCAAGAACGTCATGCCCGTGCTCGAGGTGAGGCCCAGGAGGGTCGGCGGCTCCACCTATCAGGTTCCCGTCGAGGTGCGTCCCGAGAGGCGTACCGCGCTTGCGCTGCGGTGGCTGGTGCAGAACGCGCGAGCTAGGGCAGAGAGGGGCATGGCTGAGAAGCTCGCGGCGGAGATTCTTGACGCGTCCGCTGGCCAGGGGGCTTCCGTCAAGAAGAAGGAAGACACCCACAGAATGGCCGAGGCAAACAAGGCGTTCGCCCATTACAGATGGTGAGCCCCCACCGGGGCGGGGGGACGGAAGTCGCGTCCGGCTTCAAGTGTTGCATTCGCAGCCTGACATGAAAGGAGGGGATGGAAGGTGGACGAGAGGTTCCCCCTCGAGAGAACTAGAAACATCGGCATAATGGCCCACATCGACGCGGGGAAGACGACGACCACCGAGCGCATCCTCTTCTATACGGGGCGGGTGCACAGAATCGGAGAGGTGGACGATGGCGCCGCGACGATGGACTGGATGGTTCAGGAGCAAGAGCGCGGCATTACGATAACCGCGGCTGCCACCACATGCTTCTGGAAGGAGCACCGTATCAACATCATAGATACGCCCGGGCACGTGGACTTCACTATGGAAGTTGAGCGGTCGCTTCGCGTGCTAGATGGTGCGATCGCCGTGCTGTGCGCCGTGGGTGGCGTGGAGCCGCAGACGGAGACAGTGTGGCGCCAAGCGGATCGGTATCGCGTTCCGAGGATAGTCTTCGTCAACAAGATGG
It encodes:
- the rplL gene encoding 50S ribosomal protein L7/L12; the encoded protein is MTKEEIIEAIANMTVLELAELVKAIEEKFGVSAAAPVAVAAGPAVAAAPAAEVEEKTEFDVILVTAGDKKIPVLKVVRELTGLGLKEAKDLVEGAPKPVKEGIKKEEAEAIKAKLEEAGATVEIK
- the rpoB gene encoding DNA-directed RNA polymerase subunit beta, coding for MAVMTQVGRRQRLSFSKIDEVLDVPNLIEIQQRSYDWFLSEGLLETFRDISPIQDFTGNLILEFVDYSLGDPKFSVEECKQRDVTYSAPLKVRVRLINKETGEVKEQEVFMGEFPLMTDKGTFIINGAERVIVSQLVRSPGVYYGRTIDPNGKALYSASVIPNRGAWLELEMDSQECIWVRVDRTRKLPVTVLVRALGYGTEAQIIDLLGDSEAIRNTLERDNTESEADGLIEIYKRLRPGEPPTEESARSLFETLFFDPRRYDLAPVGRYKLNKKLSLSERLVGCTLIEPFVDPSTGEVVVDAGQRVDRKAATGIQKVADSNRGTVLEAVVADADGRPVKVIDNGSPSPELKTITREDIIAVVNYQLGLIRGVGSVDDIDHLGNRRLKSVGELLQNQFRIGLSRMERVVRERMTIQDVDVVTPQTLINIRPVVAAIKEFFGSSQLSQFMDQTNPLAELTHKRRLSALGPGGLSRERAGFEVRDVHHSHYGRMCPVETPEGPNIGLIGALCTYARINEYGFIETPYRRVVDGKVTEEILYLTADEEDKYVIAQANEPIGEDGSFANPKVAARYKDQIVEVPGDQVDFMDVSPKQIVSIATALIPFLENDDAGRALMGSNMQRQAVPLVRTEAPLVGTGMEYKAAIDSGAVVLAKNPGRVARVASDEIIVETDAGTIDTYRLLKFMRSNQGTCINQKPVVKKGDRVESGDVIADGPSTDNGEMALGRNVLVAFLPWEGYNYEDAILISEKLVKEDIFTSVHIEEYECEARDTKLGSEEITRDIPNVGEEALKDLDERGIIRVGAYVRPGDILVGKVTPKGETELTAEERLLRAIFGEKAREVRDTSLRVPHGESGKVVAVYVFSREAGDELGPGVNRLVRVYIAQKRKVSEGDKMAGRHGNKGVIARILPEEDMPFMPDGTPIEVVLNPLGVPSRMNLGQVLETHLGWAAKVEDTPVASAVFDGATEEEILAALKEAGLPANGKTILYDGRTGEPFDSPVTVGYAYLMKLLHLVDDKIHARSTGPYSLVTQQPLGGKAQFGGQRFGEMEVWALEAYGAAYTLQELLTVKSDDVVGRVKTYEAVVKGENVPEPGVPESFKVLMKELQSLALDVKVLSEDEREIEIGETDDDIVDTARDLGIDIEGRETDELSPEERLFGTRRPSPGILEGADETDAEAEENEDALTMAIHPSPMPGRDEEEGDEEPLEQASEEIAGAEEAAMMEGRRASRGPTRSGRIEDEFAGDAGDDELEAEDEPLDEEELGEDEEDDAYFEEDEDDELRDVFDGDDEGDVDDDDDRA
- the rpoC gene encoding DNA-directed RNA polymerase subunit beta' is translated as MLDVNNFDKIRIGLASPEQIRQWSSGEVKKPETINYRTLKPEREGLFCEKIFGPTRDWECHCGKYKRVRYKGIVCDKCGVEVTRSKVRRERLGHIELAAPVTHIWYFKGIPSRMGLLLDMSPRALEKVVYFASYIVIDPGDTPLTKKQLLSEAEYREHRERFGNLFEAGMGAEAIKKLLEEIDLDELAEELRAEIRDSTGQKRLRATRRLEVVEAFRKSGNRPERMILDVIPVIPPDLRPMVQLDGGRFATSDLNDLYRRVINRNNRLKRLLELKAPDIIVRNEKRMLQEAVDALIDNGRRGRPVTGPGSRPLKSLSDMLKGKQGRFRQNLLGKRVDYSGRSVIVVGPELKLHQCGLPKEMALELFKPFVMKKLVDRGYAHNIKSAKRMVERVRDEVWDVLEEVIKDHPVLLNRAPTLHRLGIQAFEPVLVEGKAIKIHPLVCAAYNADFDGDQMAVHVPLSAEAQAEARLLMLSVNNILSPAHGKPIATPGQDLVLGCYYLTLEQQGAKGEGKVFASADEAMMAYTEGAVSLHARIAVRMPAHKNVLGMNTEDRKRKLLVTTVGKLVFNTIFPDDFPYINNAVENPVDETVFTGTLIEARGGRPILDQIREAPATRPTSKGFLAQLVAMCQRKYGNTRTAEILDNLKRIGYRYATQSGTTVGIEDINIPPEKQDIIAETEKKIEAIEQQHKRGLITSDERYQLVIDRWTEARERVQEAMLAHLDKFNPVYMMATSGARGNVSQLSQLAGMRGLVADPSGRTIDFPIKANFREGLTVLEYFSSTHGTRKGLADTALRTADSGYLTRRLVDVAQDVIVREEDCGTDDGVSVGAIRQGDDIVETLRERAVGRVAAEDVVNPETGEVLVRAGEEILEEHAKAIELLGIEEVKVRSPLTCRTRYGVCVKCYGRNLATGRMVEVGEAVGIIAAQSIGEPGTQLTMRTFHTGGVAGDDITHGLPRVEELFEARKPKGQAIISEVDGVVRVTEAKGTRKVIVRTEQGDEKVYTVPYGARLEVKEGDRVSAGDQITEGSLNPHDILRVKGVRAVQNYLVRQVQDVYRSQGVEINDKHIEVVIRQMLRKVRVDDPGDTDLLMGGLVDMFDFEDENRRVVEAGGRPATARPVILGITKASLATDSFLSAASFQETTRVLTEASIKGRTDPLIGLKENVIIGKLIPAGTGMTRYRGVKLVLPEEARDEREKPAESDGEAQPDERALEPAADGEASEVAASDRDGEVKEGEEAERTEEGPDLLEDVFDAGGPTLESVGTAPGATSRAMGEVSQAKANVEGESERER
- a CDS encoding ribosomal L7Ae/L30e/S12e/Gadd45 family protein yields the protein MSHDELKMAKRKAVGTKQTIKALERGEARVIYLAKDAEERVIRNVIELCKANGVKVVHVDTMAQLGKACGIEVGAASAAILMD
- the rpsL gene encoding 30S ribosomal protein S12; protein product: MPTINQLVRRGREKVAEKSSAPALRWHYNSFTRRSEFTAKGSPQKRGVCTVVRTTTPKKPNSALRKIARVRLTNQLEVTAYVPGIGHNLQEHSVVLIRGGRVKDLPGVRYHIVRGTLDASGVANRKQGRSKYGAKRPKS
- the rpsG gene encoding 30S ribosomal protein S7, which encodes MPRRGGVVQREPVPDPVFQNVLAAQMINKLLLRGKKGVAESIFYGAMDIVREKTGKEPVEVFERAVKNVMPVLEVRPRRVGGSTYQVPVEVRPERRTALALRWLVQNARARAERGMAEKLAAEILDASAGQGASVKKKEDTHRMAEANKAFAHYRW